Proteins encoded within one genomic window of Stigmatopora argus isolate UIUO_Sarg chromosome 21, RoL_Sarg_1.0, whole genome shotgun sequence:
- the LOC144067404 gene encoding uncharacterized protein LOC144067404 — protein MHCGFPGIHAGFLGNQRAYCSLSNNRAYNTWDLCGDHQSYDSQNLRVDHRSNSQKHYGDDKSYNCQNFNSDYQFYDSQNHPGDQQSYNSQNFNSDYPFYHSQNHPGDQQSYNSQNFNSDYPFCQNHPGDQQSYNSQNFNSDYPFCQNHPGDQQSYNSQNFNSDYPFYHSQNHPGDQQSYNSQNFNSDYPFCQNHPGDQQSYNSQNFNSDYPFCQNHPGDQQSYNSQNFNSDYPFYHSQNHPGDQQSYNSQNFKSDYRFYDSQNHPSDQQSYNSQNLHGDDQSYDSQNHHGHDRSYDYTR, from the exons ATGCATTGTGGGTTTCCTGGCATCCACGCAG GGTTCCTTGGCAACCAACGAGCTTACTGCAGTCTTAGCAACAATCGAGCCTACAACACATGGGACCTCTGTGGTGACCACCAATCTTATGACAGTCAAAACCTCCGTGTCGACCACCGATCCAACAGCCAAAAGCACTATGGTGACGATAAATCCTACAACTGTCAAAACTTCAATAGCGACTACCAATTCTACGACAGCCAAAACCACCCCGGTGACCAGCAATCCTACAACAGTCAAAACTTCAATAGCGACTACCCATTCTACCACAGCCAAAACCACCCCGGTGACCAGCAATCCTACAACAGTCAAAACTTCAATAGCGACTACCCATTCTGCCAAAACCACCCCGGTGATCAGCAATCCTACAACAGTCAAAACTTCAATAGCGACTACCCATTCTGCCAAAACCACCCCGGTGACCAGCAATCCTACAACAGTCAAAACTTCAATAGCGACTACCCATTCTACCACAGCCAAAACCACCCCGGTGACCAGCAATCCTACAACAGTCAAAACTTCAATAGCGACTACCCATTCTGCCAAAACCACCCCGGTGACCAGCAATCCTACAACAGTCAAAACTTCAATAGCGACTACCCATTCTGCCAAAACCACCCCGGTGACCAGCAATCCTACAACAGTCAAAACTTCAATAGCGACTACCCATTCTACCACAGCCAAAACCACCCCGGTGACCAGCAATCCTACAACAGTCAAAACTTCAAGAGCGACTACCGATTCTACGACAGCCAAAACCACCCCAGTGACCAGCAATCCTACAACAGTCAAAACCTACACGGCGACGACCAATCTTACGACAGTCAAAACCACCATGGCCACGACCGATCCTACGACTACACCCGTTAA
- the anxa14 gene encoding annexin A2, with the protein MDPQYFKSHTMCWGTLGTVRPFSKFHPQNDVTQIHQALEKKDVATLVSVLTNRDNAQRRIIAETFREATGQDLVDLLKKILSGDLEDLMTELMMPPAEHECHRLRRAMAGLGTDEETLLEILCSRSSKEIRDISAAYGQVYKKDLEKDVKAETSGDLAKLVVALVNKEEVAGVVEKDIQSLAASLKEKKADVAPWIDILTSRDSNHLNKVLKGLEMENGQMVIPVLEKRFSGDIRLGLSVLVECIQNRDMYLAQRLRQMKVSTVHGVMVSHSEEDLLCIRVAFLKLVGTSLYTTLQKYFKGDHLEALLAICRSED; encoded by the exons ATGGACCCGCAGTATTTTAAATCTCAT ACAATGTGTTGGGGTACCCTCGGAACGGTGCGACCTTTCTCCAAGTTTCACCCCCAAAATGATGTAACGCAGATCCACCAGGCCCTGGAAAAGAAAG ATGTGGCTACTCTAGTGAGCGTCCTCACAAATCGCGACAACGCTCAGAGACGGATTATCGCCGAGACGTTTCGAGAAGCAACGGGACAG gATTTGGTAGACCTCTTGAAAAAAATTCTGTCTGGAGATTTGGAGGATCTTATGACTGAACTGATGATGCCACCAGCGGAGCACGAGTGTCATCGCCTGCGACGGGCCATGGCA GGTTTAGGTACGGACGAGGAAACGTTGTTGGAGATTTTGTGTTCAAGATCCAGCAAGGAGATTCGGGACATTAGCGCTGCGTATGGACAAG TATATAAAAAGGACTTGGAGAAGGACGTGAAAGCAGAAACCAGCGGAGACTTAGCAAAGCTTGTCGTGGCGCTTGTAAAT AAAGAAGAAGTGGCTGGTGTTGTTGAAAAGGACATTCAG TCATTGGCCGCATCGCTAAAGGAGAAAAAAGCTGATGTGGCTCCTTGGATCGATATTCTCACGTCTAGAGATTCAAACCATCTCAACAAAg TGTTGAAGGGACTGGAAATGGAGAATGGCCAGATGGTCATTCCAGTTCTGGAGAAAAGATTCTCGGGGGATATTCGTCTGGGATTGAGTGTCTTAG TAGAGTGCATCCAAAACCGTGATATGTACCTTGCACAAAGATTAAGACAGATGAAG GTCTCAACAGTACACGGTGTCATGGTGTCCCACAGTGAGGAGGATCTACTTTGTATCAGAGTTGCCTTCCTTAAACTGGTTGGTACTTCTCTCTATACAACACTGCAG AAATATTTTAAGGGTGATCATTTGGAAGCTCTTCTGGCCATCTGCAGATCAGAAGATTAA